TCTGTGTGAGCCACGCAGTTGCAGTTAGCTCTGCGTCTCCGCGTCTCCGCGTGGGACTACTGGCAGCAGGATGCCTCGGTGGCACCCGCGTGCAGGGCGGCGGTGCGGGCCAGGTCGCGGATGAAGTTGAGCGTGGTGCGGCGCACCGCCGCGTCCGTTCCCGCCAGCACCGCCTGCATCTCCCAGACGGCATCGGAGCGGAGCTGGTCCTGGAGCGCAAACCCCTCGTCCGTCAGGTGGAGCTGGAGGGCGCGGCGGTCGGCGGGGTCGGCGGTGCGCGTCACCCAGCCGCGGTACTCCAGCGCGGCCACGATGCGGCTGGCCGTGCTCTTGTCCACGAACAGCTCGGCGGCCAAGCGGTTGAGCGAGATCGGCCCGAGCCGCTCCAGCGCCTCCAGCGCGTGCGCGCCGGACACGGTGATGCCGTAAAACGCCACGCGGTCGCGCGAGCGGTGCTGCTGGAGGCGCACCACGTCGCCCAGGGCACGGTGGAACGCTTCGGCTTCGTCGTGGAGGGGTGATTCCATGGGGAGCGCCCGGTTGGTGGATGCAACCGATGGTACCGTGCCGCACCCCGCGAGTCAACGGGCGGGCGCGGCGGGGAGGGTGAAGGAGAAGGTGCTTCCCGCGCCCGGCGTGCTCGCCACCTCCACGTGGCCGCCGTGTGCCTCCACGATCCCCTTCACGATGGGGAGCCCCAGCCCCAGCCCGCGCCGGTCGGTGCGGCGCGCCTGCCAGAAGCGGTCGAAGAGGCGCGGCAGGTGCTCCGCCGGAATCCCCGCGCCGGTGTCCGCCACCTGGAAG
The Longimicrobium sp. DNA segment above includes these coding regions:
- a CDS encoding MarR family transcriptional regulator, which codes for MESPLHDEAEAFHRALGDVVRLQQHRSRDRVAFYGITVSGAHALEALERLGPISLNRLAAELFVDKSTASRIVAALEYRGWVTRTADPADRRALQLHLTDEGFALQDQLRSDAVWEMQAVLAGTDAAVRRTTLNFIRDLARTAALHAGATEASCCQ